The Nostoc cf. commune SO-36 genomic sequence CACATTCGCAACCGAATTTTTGTCAAACCCACCCCAAAGAATCACACGCAATTAATGTCATTGCATCCTGTAATATTGCCGGACTTTGCGCGGATAATTCGATTCCTTGTGCTTTTACTTCCACTGACTTAGTTTTTGATGGCTTAAATGCCCCTTATGGAGAAACAGATGCTGTGTGTCCTGTCAATCTTTACGGCGAGCAGAAAGCGATCGCAGAAGCAGATATGCTAGAAAGGTATCCTATGACAGCAGTGTGTCGGATGCCGTTGATGTTTGGTGCGGCAACACCCACAGCTAAAAGCTTTATTCAGCCATTTATTGAGACTTTACAAGCAGAAAAAGAACTAAATTTATTTATAGATGAATTTCGCACCCCAGTAAGTGGAACAACTGCCGCCAAAGGACTTTTATTAGCATTAGAAAAAGTTAACGGCATCATTCACCTAGGTGGGAAAGAGCGGATTTCGCGTTATGATTTTGGACAGATATTAGTAGAAGTATTTCAGCTTCCCGCCACTGGACTTAAATCATGCCGACAACAAGATGTGAAAATGGCAGCACCT encodes the following:
- a CDS encoding SDR family oxidoreductase, with protein sequence MKKLLITGASGFLGWHLCQLAKQEWEIYGTYLSHSLEIPGIKMLKANLTNFQELKSIFNNVKPTAVIHTAAHSQPNFCQTHPKESHAINVIASCNIAGLCADNSIPCAFTSTDLVFDGLNAPYGETDAVCPVNLYGEQKAIAEADMLERYPMTAVCRMPLMFGAATPTAKSFIQPFIETLQAEKELNLFIDEFRTPVSGTTAAKGLLLALEKVNGIIHLGGKERISRYDFGQILVEVFQLPATGLKSCRQQDVKMAAPRPTDISLDSSKAFALGYQPLSVKEELQELINSQ